Below is a genomic region from Vibrio mimicus.
AGAGATATGACGAACTTAGATTTTCACATCGTTAAACGGCTCCGTCAGCGCATTGCCCAAGGTGGTGATCGAGCAGCGCTGAAGCATAAAGAGAATGGCACATGGCAAGCAACGAGCTGGCAGCAGTTTGGTGAGCAATTGGATGCCCTCTCAATAGCGCTTTTGGCTCAAGGCATTGGTGTGCAGGACAAAATCGCGATTTTCTCCAACAACATGCCGCGTTGGACGATTGCAGATTTTGCCGCATTACAAATTCGTGCTGTGACTGTTCCGATTTATCCTACCAATACGCCAGAGCAAGCGGCTTACATATTACAAAATGCTGATGCTAAAGTAGTGTTTGTCGGTGAGCAGCCTCAATTTGATGCTGCACTCAGTCAGTTTGAACAGTGCCCTGAGCTGCGTTTGATCGTAGCAATGAATGCGAACATCGATCTAAAACAAGCTGATTGTGCAATGCATTGGGATGATTTCGTTACGCACCATCAAACGCAAGATCACACCCCACTTTTTGAACTGATTGAACAAGCCAATTTTGACGATCTCTTCACCCTGATATACACCTCAGGCACGACCGGAACACCGAAAGGCGTGATGTTGGATTATCGCAATATTGGTTCTCAGTTAGAGGGTCATGATCAGCGTTTGAATCTCAATGAAGAGGATGTATCACTCTGTTTCTTACCGTTGTCACACGTCTTTGAACGTGCTTGGACTGCCTATGTATTGTACAAAGGTGCCACCAACTGCTACCTGCATGATGTCGCTCACGTGCGTGACGCACTAGGTGAAGTACGCCCGACCGTGATGTGTGCGGTTCCTCGCTTCTACGAAAAAATCTTCTCGGCGATCCATGAGAAAGTCGCTAAAGCACCGTTCATTCGCAAAGTGTTATTTACTTGGGCGGTGAATATGGGCGCAAAAATGGCCGTATGTCGTCAGCAACAGCACCAACCTTCATGGTTGCTTACACAAAGTCATCAGTTAGCGGACAAACTTGTACTGAGCAAATTGCGTGCGCTGCTCGGTGGGCGGATCAACTTTATGCCTTGTGGTGGTGCAAAGTTGGATGAAACTATCGGCCGCTTTTTCCATGCCATCGGGATTAACGTTAAGCTCGGTTATGGTATGACTGAAACCACAGCAACCATCTCATGTTGGGATGACCACTGTTTTAACCCCGACTCTATTGGTCTTTCCATGCCGGGCGCACAAGTCAAAATCGGTGAAAATAACGAGATTCTGGTACGTGGCCCGATGGTGATGCGAGGCTATTACAAGTTAGAGAAAGAAACCTCGGAAAGTTTTGATGAACACGGTTTTCTGAAAACCGGTGATGCGGGCCATATTGATGAAAATGGCAACCTATTCATAACCGATCGAATCAAAGAACTAATGAAAACCTCTGGTGGTAAGTACATTGCGCCACAAGTCATTGAAGGGGCGATTGGCAAAGATCACTTTATTGAACAGATCGCGGTGATTGCCGATACTCGCAAGTTTGTCTCCGCCCTGATTGTGCCGTGTTTTGATTCATTGGAAGTGTATGCCAAAGAGTTGAACATCAAGTATCAGGATCGTCTGGAGCTCCTCAAACATAGCCAAGTACTGGAAATGTTTGAAAAACGAGTTAACGAACTGCAAAAAGAACTGGCAAAGTTTGAACAAGTGAAAAAGTTTAAACTACTGCCCAAAGCGTTTTCGATGGATAGCGGAGAGCTAACACCGACGCAAAAATTGCGCCGAAAGGTGATTAACGACCGTTATCAGGATGAAATCGAAGAAATGTACCAAGATTCTTCGAAGAAATAACACCATCAAATTGTTAGCTTGATTCTGTTGAGCACCTCTAAGCCTTATCCGCTCAGAGGTGTTTTTTTTATGTGTGAGCGAGTTTTACAGATTTGGAGCGGCACGGTTGAGCCCACGATGCACAGTCATGCATTTAGACGACAAAATAATCTACTTTTTTTCGGTTGCTCACTGGATATTCAGCTCGGAACTCAATGAATTGTCGAAATTGAATGCTTAATCACCGTCTTATTTTCGATTCTGCTGCAAAAGTATCCAAATTGGGGTTAGACCCGTTGCTAAGAAAGCGTTACATTTGTTGCGTAACCTCGCGGCTGTTATGACAGGCGCAGGACATAGCCGAAAGCGGAGCGTTTTCGAATTAGGCTACAAATAAGCCCTAAACTATGTAAAACCAACCCTTTTGCCGACCGGGCATCAGGTATGTTGGTAAAAGGAGACAAGATGGAAATGCTATCTGGCGCAGAGATGATCGTTCAATCTCTGATCAATGAAGGTGTTGAGCAAATCTTCGGTTATCCTGGTGGTTCTGTACTCGATATCTATGATGCCCTTCACGAAAAAACCGATCAAATTAAACACGTCCTCGTTCGTCACGAACAAGCCGCAACGCATATGGCTGATGGCTATGCGCGCGCCACTGGAAAACCGGGCGTGGTGCTCGTCTGTTCAGGCCCTGGTGCCACCAATACGGTCACAGGGATTGCAACGGCTTATATGGACTCGATCCCGATGATTGTGATTTCGGGTAACGTTGCGACCAATCTGATTGGTAACGATGCGTTTCAAGAGTGCGATATTGTTGGCGTGTCACGCCCTATCGTTAAACACAGCTTTTTAGTGAAAAGAGCGGAAGATATTCCAGAGACCATCAAAAAAGCGTTTTACATTGCATCAACTGGACGTCCTGGCCCTGTGGTAATTGATGTGCCGAAAGATGTCATGAATCCTCTCAATAAGCTGCCTTATGAATACCCAGAAACCATAAAAATGCGCTCTTACAACCCGACGACTGCAGGCCATAAAGGCCAGATCAAAAAAGGGTTGCGTGCGCTATTAGAAGCGAAAAAGCCCGTGCTTTATATCGGTGGTGGCGCGGTGATTTCGAATGCACATCAACAGGTGCGCCAGTTAGCCGAAGCGCTGAATCTGCCCGTGGTGAGCACTTTGATGGGGCTGGGCGTATTTCCGGGCACACATAAAAACGCGCTAGGCATGCTAGGCATGCATGGTGTGTATGAAGCCAATATGGCAATGCACAATGCCGATCTGATTTTTGGTGTTGGGGTACGTTTTGATGACCGTACGACCAATAACTTAGAGAAATACTGCCCGAATGCGAAAATCATGCACATTGATATCGATCCCTCTTCGATTTCCAAAAATGTGAAAGTTGATTTGCCGATTGTCGGTTCCGCTGATCAAGTGTTGGATGGCATGCTTAAGCTTCTGGAAGAGAGTACCGAGCGCAATGATGCGGTAGCACTAGAACGCTGGTGGAGTGAGATTCAAGTGTGGCGTGATCGCCAATGCTTGGCTTATGAAAAGTCAGCTGAACGCATCAAGCCGCAGCAAGTGATTGAGGCTCTGTACAAAATCACGGAAGGCAAGGCGATTTTGGCTTCGGATGTAGGCCAACACCAAATGTTCGCGGCACTTTACTATCCCTTTTCTAAACCGCGCCAATGGATCAACTCTGGCGGCTTAGGGACGATGGGTTTTGGTTTGCCAGCTGGTATGGGGGTGAAATTCGCCATGCCAGAGGAAGAGGTGTTGGTGGTGACGGGGGATGGCAGTATTCAGATGAATATCCAAGAGCTCTCGACCGCGCTGCAATACGATATTCCAGTAAAAATTATCAACCTGAATAACCGTTTCCTTGGAATGGTCAAACAGTGGCAGGACATTATTTATCAAGGGCGTCACTCTAACTCATACATGAGTTCCGTGCCGGATTTTGCGGCGATCGCTGAAGCTTATGGTCATGTGGGGATTCGTATTTCTCGCCCAGATGAACTGGAAGCAGGGCTAGAAAAAGCCTTAGCGATGAAAGATCGTCTGGTGTTTGTCGATATCAATGTTGATGAGACTGAGCACGTGTACCCAATGCAGATCAAAGGCGAAGGGATGGACAAAATGTGGTTGAGCAAAACGGAGAGAACCTAAGATGAGACACATTATTTCACTGCTATTGGAAAACCAACCGGGTGCACTGTCTCGTGTTGTCGGGCTCTTTTCACAGCGCGGCTACAACATTGAAACGCTCAATGTGTCTCCGACCGATGATGAAACGCTCTCGCGACTCAACATTACGACCAAAACCGATGAAATGCAACTGGAGCAGATCCAGAAGCAGCTGCATAAGTTGATTGATGTACTCAAAGTACAAGAAGTGACGGAGTGTGAGCACATCGAACGTGAGCTGATGCTAGTGAAAGTGAAAGCCTCTGGCTTTGCTCGTGCGGAAGTGAAACGTACGGCGGATATTTTCCGTGGACAGATTGTGGATGTGACCGCTGCGCAATATACCGTGCAATTAGCGGGAACGAGCGAAAAACTGGATGCCTTTATTGAAGCGATTGCTGAAGTTACCGAAGTGATTGAAGTGGCACGCAGTGGTGTGGTTGGAATCGCGCGTGGCGAGCGAGCCCTCAGAGCGTAGTCGTTACCAACACAATAAAAAGCAAATAAAAAACCAGCTGAAAGGCTGGTTTTTTGTGTTCAGGATTCTGGATAGGTGAGCTTATAGCCCACCCATCAATTAGTGCAGAATACGGGCGCGGATGGTGCCATCGATCGCTTTGAGTTTAGTTAACGCCTCTTCAGAGCGAGCGGTTTCCACATCGATGACCACATAGCCAATTTCTGCGGTCGTTTGCAGGTATTGAGCGGCGATGTTGATCCCTTCTTCAGCGAAGATGGTGTTAATTTGCGTCAAAATGCCCGGGCGGTTAGCGTGAATGTGCAGCAGGCGAGAGCAGTTGCGATGCTCTGGTAGCGACACATCTGGGAAGTTGACGCTAGAGAGCGTTGAACCATTGTCTGAGTATTTAGCCAGCTTGCCAGCCACTTCGATACCGATATTTTCTTGCGCTTCTTGAGTTGAACCACCTACGTGTGGCGTCAAAATCACGTTATCGAACTTCATCAGCGGAGATTCAAACGGTTCTTTGTTTGATGCTGGTTCTTCTGGGAATACGTCAATCGCTGCGCCTGCAATATGGCCAGATTCAAGTGCACTACACAGGGCTGGGATATCGACCACAGTACCGCGTGCTGCGTTGATGAAGATAGAGCCGGGCTTCATACGTGCGAATTCTTCCGCCCCCATCATGTTTTTGGTACCTGCGGTTTCTGGCACATGCAGAGAAATCACGTCACATTTATTGAGTAGATCGCTTAGCGTATGCACTTGAGTGGCGTTGCCGAGAGAGAGCTTGCTTTCAATGTCATAGAAATAAACGTGCATCCCCAAGTTTTCAGCAATGATACCTAATTGAGTACCGATATGGCCGTAACCAATGATGCCTAAACGCTTGCCGCGTGCTTCATAAGAGTTGTCGGCACTTTTTTTCCAAATTCCACGGTGGGCAAGAGCGTTCTTTTCTGGAATACCACGCAGTAACAGTAGAATTTCGCCCAACACCAGTTCTGCCACGCTACGAGTATTGGAGAATGGTGCGTTAAACACTGGAATACCGCGTTTTGCTGCCGCATTAAGGTCGACTTGGTTGGTACCAATACAGAAACAACCAATGGCCACCAGTTTTTCAGCCGCATTAATCACTTTCTCGGTCAGGTTACTGCGCGAGCGGATGCCGACAAAATGCACATCTTTGATGGCTTCGATCAACTCAGCTTCTTCAAGCGAGCCTTTATGGTATTCAATGTTGCTGTAACCGGCTGCTTGCAGAACTTCTACCGAAGAGGGATGAAGTCCTTCAAGAAGGAGGATCTTAATTCTGTCTTTTTCCAGTGAAACTTTGGCCATTTTATCGTCCTTAAAACTATGGAAAGGTGGGCTAACAGGCGCTGTTGTTCGAAACTGATCGAATTTAAGTCGTAATTTAGAAAAGCAAACGTTTTCCTTGTGCGCCTTCTGTTCACTAAATTAACAAACTTTTTTTGCTTTGGGTAAGAAAATTACGGAATAAGGCATATTTTTCTGAGAGAAAAGGATAAAAAACGGCACCCATCGGTGCCGTTTGTAATCAAATAACGGAATATGTGTGAAATCGCCGATATTACTCTTCGATTTTTGCACCTTGTGGTGTGCCAGTGATCACTACATCCGCTCCACGGTGGGCAAATAGACCTACCGTGACAACGCCAGCGATGCCGTTGATCTTAGTTTCCAGATCTTTCGGATGGGTGATTTTCATGTTGTGTACATCGAGGATCACGTTGCCGTTATCAGTGATCACGCCTTCGCGATACACAGGATCGCCGCCGAGTTTTACCAGTTCACGTGCTACGTAAGAACGCGCCATTGGAATGACTTCAACAGGCAGTGGGAAGTTACCTAGAACATTAACTGCTTTGGTGCCATCGACGATGCACACAAATTTCTTGGCAATCGCCGCTACGATTTTTTCACGCGTCAGCGCAGCGCCGCCGCCTTTGATCATGTCTCGTTCTGGGTTGATTTCATCTGCACCATCAACATAGATATCCAGTGCTGCCACATCATTGCAATCATAAACGCGGATGCCGAGGGCTTCGAGTTTCTCGGTAGAGGCGATAGAGCTGGATACTGCGCCTTTGATTTCTTCTTTGATAGTGCCTAAAGCATCGATGAAGTGATTCACGGTTGAACCTGTACCGACACCGACAATGCTGCCTTTTTCTACGTATTTAAGAGCAGCCCAACCGGCGGCTTTTTTCATTTCATCTTGAGTCATGCCTATCTCCTGAATATCAACTTGAGGGTATGTTGCGCGGCGCGATTATAACCCCAAACCGGAAGCAGAAGTAATCATTAGCAAGGTGCTAAAGGGAAAGATTCAAAGCTTACCACTGCCAAAGTTTGCTCGGTGTCACGATTTTGCGCAGCGGAATATCCCAACTTTCCGTAGGGAGAGTATCCACATATTGGCAGTCGTGTGCCAATCCGATTGGCATAGCGCCTTGCTGAGTATGAAACCAAGGCGCTAAGGTGCGATCGTAGTAACCGCCGCCCATTCCCAAACGCTGCCCTGAACCATCAAAAGCGACCAATGGGGTGCCGATAATATCGAGTTCTCGAACTGGGCAGATTAAACGCTGATCGAGTTTCGGCTCATCAATCCCATAACGGTTTTTGGTCATCGGGGTTTGAGCGTGGTAGTGCAAGAACAGTAGATGACCTTTGGCAAAAGGGTGCAAAACGGGCAAGTAAACTTGTTTACCTTGTTGCCAAAGCCAGTCAATTAGCGGTTGAGTATTCAGCTCGCCGTCATTGGCAAGATAAAGGGCGATCCGCTGCGCTGAGGCAATGTCTGGCAGAGTCGAAAAGGTATGAATAAGTTGCTGGCTAGCCGTTTGCTGTTCTAAAGGGGAGAGCGCTTGTCGGCGTTGACGAATCTGCTGGCGGAGGAGTGTGCGAGAATTAGTCATAAAGGGAACCCCGGGGTGCCGTTGAGGATCGTAGCCCTTGAACCATTAGGTTCAAGGCGGATCAGTAATGGTAACCGTAGGCTTCTCGGTACAAGCCGAGCCTGCTCAATAGCTACCCAATACCAACCCTGTTATGTTGCTTATCGGCTCAGGGACATAGATCCACGGACAAACACCCCAGGGTAAATCAATTCTTTGCTTATTGCTTTGCTGGCTTCACATTTTTCAATGCGGCTTCTAAAGAAGCGGTGAGCTGTTCCATGCGCTCACTGAGTTGTGACTGGTTGCCTGCGTTTTCTTGCTGCTTAGTTTGTAACTCGTAGCAGATATTGAGTGCGGCAATCGTCAATAATTTCACCTCATTGGTGACTTTAGTTCGCTCAGCCATTTCTTTCAAACGGTGGTCGAGATCTTGTGCGGCTTGAAGCAACGACGCCTCTTGACCCGCAGGGCAGTTTACCCGGGTCACCTTGCCCAAAATTTCAATGTCAACCGCTTGATTACTCATGATAAATGAACTCTTTTGGCGTAACTAAAAGATGAATCAGCTCAGGTGACCATCGAGGTGGAACTATAGGTAAAGCTAAAACAAGATTCAAGCCTTTCCCGTCGCAACCCCGTAAATGGACGTTTGAAAACTCATGATTTGGACAATTTGAGCAAAAGCTAAGCACCAACCGCAAGCGAGCGTTTTCGCTCTGGCGATGAAGTGGTAGGATTGGGCTAAATTTCTCGGTTAGTGAATCCAATATGAGCAAAAATACACTTCCTGCTTACCCAGCTTTGGCAAACGAGCTGCGTACCGCCTCTCTCGGTATCAATCCTGCTGAGCTACAAGGGTTACTGACGGGGATGTTGTCCGGCGGTTTGAGCCTCAACGATAAAAGTTGGCAAGCGTTGATCTTTGATTACACCAATGACGGCATGGGCTGGCCAATTGGGATTCTAGCCAGTGCCGAACACATTCTGCTTGCGATGAATGCTGAGTTGGTGGATACCGATCTTGAACTTTCTTTGCTGTTGCCTGAAGGGGAAGGTGAAGACGCACTATTTGAGCTGGCGGATGCCGTTGCAGAATGGATTAACCATTTTATCTCTGGATTAGGCTTGATCGGCGCCAATCTTAAACATGCGTCCGCAGAAGCCAAAGAAGCGCTAGAAGATCTTGAAGAAATGTCCAAATTGGGCATTGATGAGGACGATGATTTGGCAGAACAAGCGGAGCTTCTTGAGCAGGTAATCGAACATATGAAAGCCTGTGTGTTCACCTTGCATGCTGAATTTGGCGTAAAACCAGAGCAAGATAGCAAGCCAACAGTGCATTAATAAGGAAGCGCGATGACGGACAGCAAGCAGCCCAGTTTGAGCAAGCCGATCAGTTTTGATGTGATCATCGCTGGTGGAGCGATGGCGGGCGCGACTTTAGCTTTGGCTTTACATCAACTGAGCCAAGGTAAACTTAAAGTGGCGGTTATTGAGGCGTTTGCCACCGATCATTCTGCGCACCCTGGGTTTGATGCACGCAGTATTGCGCTGTCTTACGGCACCGTGCAGATCCTGCAAGATTTGCAACTCTGGTCGAGTTTACGCCCTTTTGCGACTCCGATTGAACATATTCATGTATCGGATCAATCCCATGCGGGGATGACGGATATCCACCGTGAATCGCTTGGGGTGGAAGCGTTGGGGTATGTGGTTGAACTTGCTGATGTGGGGCGAGTCTACGCCGAGCGTATGGCGCAATGTTCTTCCATCCAACAATTTGTGCCGAGTCGAGTTATCAATATTAGCCGTGAACAAGAGTCGGTCACGGTACAACTCGACAGTGGTGACGCTTTACAAGGGAAGTTGTTGGTGGCGGCTGATGGAGCAATGTCCACCTGTTGCCAAGCGTTAGGGCTAACGATGCAGGAACACGATTTTGAGCAAGTTGCGCTGATCGCCAATATCATTAGCTCGCAACCTCATGCAGGACGAGCTTTCGAGCGTTTTACTCCACACGGTCCAGTTGCTTTGCTCCCGATGAGCCAAGATCGCTTGTCTCTGGTGTGGTGTCTACCTCCATCCGAAGTGGAGACTTGGTTAAATTGCAGTGAGGCCGAGTTTTTACAGGGTTTACAAAAAGCCTTTGGCTGGCGGTTAGGAGAGTTAACGCATGCAGGGGAGAGAAGTGTTTACCCGCTTGTTCTGCGCTATCGTGAACAAACCATCTCTCATCGATTTGCTATGGTGGGTAACGCTGCGCAAACCTTACACCCGATTGCCGGACAAGGGTTTAACCTTGGAATTAGGGATGTCGCCACGCTGGCCGAAGAAATAGCCAAGAGTGACGATGCAGGTGATTACGCTTTGCTGCAACGTTTTTATCAACGTCGGCAAGCTGATCGCACCGCGACTATCACGCTGACGACTGGCTTAGTACACACCTTTTCCAACGACTGGTTACCCATGCGGATTGGTCGTAACCTTGGTCTGATGGCGATGGATAATCTGCCTTTATTAAAAACCCCGTTATTGCGCCGCACTCTCGGCATAGTTAACCGTTAATAGGTAAGAAAATGATGCAAAGTGTTGATGTTGTCATTATCGGTGGAGGCATGGTTGGCCTTGCGCTAGCGGCCGCTCTGAAAGAGAGTGACCTACGTATTGCCGTGGTCGAAAACCATTTGCCGGAAGATACTTTAAACCCACTGCCGGATGTAC
It encodes:
- a CDS encoding cell division protein ZapA; amino-acid sequence: MSNQAVDIEILGKVTRVNCPAGQEASLLQAAQDLDHRLKEMAERTKVTNEVKLLTIAALNICYELQTKQQENAGNQSQLSERMEQLTASLEAALKNVKPAKQ
- a CDS encoding YecA family protein; translated protein: MSKNTLPAYPALANELRTASLGINPAELQGLLTGMLSGGLSLNDKSWQALIFDYTNDGMGWPIGILASAEHILLAMNAELVDTDLELSLLLPEGEGEDALFELADAVAEWINHFISGLGLIGANLKHASAEAKEALEDLEEMSKLGIDEDDDLAEQAELLEQVIEHMKACVFTLHAEFGVKPEQDSKPTVH
- the ilvN gene encoding acetolactate synthase small subunit, whose amino-acid sequence is MRHIISLLLENQPGALSRVVGLFSQRGYNIETLNVSPTDDETLSRLNITTKTDEMQLEQIQKQLHKLIDVLKVQEVTECEHIERELMLVKVKASGFARAEVKRTADIFRGQIVDVTAAQYTVQLAGTSEKLDAFIEAIAEVTEVIEVARSGVVGIARGERALRA
- a CDS encoding AMP-dependent synthetase/ligase is translated as MTNLDFHIVKRLRQRIAQGGDRAALKHKENGTWQATSWQQFGEQLDALSIALLAQGIGVQDKIAIFSNNMPRWTIADFAALQIRAVTVPIYPTNTPEQAAYILQNADAKVVFVGEQPQFDAALSQFEQCPELRLIVAMNANIDLKQADCAMHWDDFVTHHQTQDHTPLFELIEQANFDDLFTLIYTSGTTGTPKGVMLDYRNIGSQLEGHDQRLNLNEEDVSLCFLPLSHVFERAWTAYVLYKGATNCYLHDVAHVRDALGEVRPTVMCAVPRFYEKIFSAIHEKVAKAPFIRKVLFTWAVNMGAKMAVCRQQQHQPSWLLTQSHQLADKLVLSKLRALLGGRINFMPCGGAKLDETIGRFFHAIGINVKLGYGMTETTATISCWDDHCFNPDSIGLSMPGAQVKIGENNEILVRGPMVMRGYYKLEKETSESFDEHGFLKTGDAGHIDENGNLFITDRIKELMKTSGGKYIAPQVIEGAIGKDHFIEQIAVIADTRKFVSALIVPCFDSLEVYAKELNIKYQDRLELLKHSQVLEMFEKRVNELQKELAKFEQVKKFKLLPKAFSMDSGELTPTQKLRRKVINDRYQDEIEEMYQDSSKK
- the serA gene encoding phosphoglycerate dehydrogenase translates to MAKVSLEKDRIKILLLEGLHPSSVEVLQAAGYSNIEYHKGSLEEAELIEAIKDVHFVGIRSRSNLTEKVINAAEKLVAIGCFCIGTNQVDLNAAAKRGIPVFNAPFSNTRSVAELVLGEILLLLRGIPEKNALAHRGIWKKSADNSYEARGKRLGIIGYGHIGTQLGIIAENLGMHVYFYDIESKLSLGNATQVHTLSDLLNKCDVISLHVPETAGTKNMMGAEEFARMKPGSIFINAARGTVVDIPALCSALESGHIAGAAIDVFPEEPASNKEPFESPLMKFDNVILTPHVGGSTQEAQENIGIEVAGKLAKYSDNGSTLSSVNFPDVSLPEHRNCSRLLHIHANRPGILTQINTIFAEEGINIAAQYLQTTAEIGYVVIDVETARSEEALTKLKAIDGTIRARILH
- the rpiA gene encoding ribose-5-phosphate isomerase RpiA, which translates into the protein MTQDEMKKAAGWAALKYVEKGSIVGVGTGSTVNHFIDALGTIKEEIKGAVSSSIASTEKLEALGIRVYDCNDVAALDIYVDGADEINPERDMIKGGGAALTREKIVAAIAKKFVCIVDGTKAVNVLGNFPLPVEVIPMARSYVARELVKLGGDPVYREGVITDNGNVILDVHNMKITHPKDLETKINGIAGVVTVGLFAHRGADVVITGTPQGAKIEE
- the ubiH gene encoding 2-octaprenyl-6-methoxyphenyl hydroxylase, whose amino-acid sequence is MTDSKQPSLSKPISFDVIIAGGAMAGATLALALHQLSQGKLKVAVIEAFATDHSAHPGFDARSIALSYGTVQILQDLQLWSSLRPFATPIEHIHVSDQSHAGMTDIHRESLGVEALGYVVELADVGRVYAERMAQCSSIQQFVPSRVINISREQESVTVQLDSGDALQGKLLVAADGAMSTCCQALGLTMQEHDFEQVALIANIISSQPHAGRAFERFTPHGPVALLPMSQDRLSLVWCLPPSEVETWLNCSEAEFLQGLQKAFGWRLGELTHAGERSVYPLVLRYREQTISHRFAMVGNAAQTLHPIAGQGFNLGIRDVATLAEEIAKSDDAGDYALLQRFYQRRQADRTATITLTTGLVHTFSNDWLPMRIGRNLGLMAMDNLPLLKTPLLRRTLGIVNR
- a CDS encoding acetolactate synthase 3 large subunit → MEMLSGAEMIVQSLINEGVEQIFGYPGGSVLDIYDALHEKTDQIKHVLVRHEQAATHMADGYARATGKPGVVLVCSGPGATNTVTGIATAYMDSIPMIVISGNVATNLIGNDAFQECDIVGVSRPIVKHSFLVKRAEDIPETIKKAFYIASTGRPGPVVIDVPKDVMNPLNKLPYEYPETIKMRSYNPTTAGHKGQIKKGLRALLEAKKPVLYIGGGAVISNAHQQVRQLAEALNLPVVSTLMGLGVFPGTHKNALGMLGMHGVYEANMAMHNADLIFGVGVRFDDRTTNNLEKYCPNAKIMHIDIDPSSISKNVKVDLPIVGSADQVLDGMLKLLEESTERNDAVALERWWSEIQVWRDRQCLAYEKSAERIKPQQVIEALYKITEGKAILASDVGQHQMFAALYYPFSKPRQWINSGGLGTMGFGLPAGMGVKFAMPEEEVLVVTGDGSIQMNIQELSTALQYDIPVKIINLNNRFLGMVKQWQDIIYQGRHSNSYMSSVPDFAAIAEAYGHVGIRISRPDELEAGLEKALAMKDRLVFVDINVDETEHVYPMQIKGEGMDKMWLSKTERT
- a CDS encoding 5-formyltetrahydrofolate cyclo-ligase, with the translated sequence MTNSRTLLRQQIRQRRQALSPLEQQTASQQLIHTFSTLPDIASAQRIALYLANDGELNTQPLIDWLWQQGKQVYLPVLHPFAKGHLLFLHYHAQTPMTKNRYGIDEPKLDQRLICPVRELDIIGTPLVAFDGSGQRLGMGGGYYDRTLAPWFHTQQGAMPIGLAHDCQYVDTLPTESWDIPLRKIVTPSKLWQW